Proteins from a single region of Pongo pygmaeus isolate AG05252 chromosome 3, NHGRI_mPonPyg2-v2.0_pri, whole genome shotgun sequence:
- the TBC1D14 gene encoding TBC1 domain family member 14 isoform X3, protein MEYEDKAGRPSKPPSPKQNVRKNLDFEPLSTTALILEDRPANLPAKPAEEAQKHRQQYEEMVVQAKKRELKEAQRRKKQLEERCRVEESIGNAVLTWNNEILPNWETMWCSRKVRDLWWQGIPPSVRGKVWSLAIGNELNITHELFDICLARAKERWRSLSTGGSEVENEDAGFSAADREASLELIKLDISRTFPNLCIFQQGGPYHDMLHSILGAYTCYRPDVGYVQGMSFIAAVLILNLDTADAFIAFSNLLNKPCQMAFFRVDHGLMLTYFAAFEVFFEENLPKLFAHFKKNNLTPDIYLIDWIFTLYSKSLPLDLACRIWDVFCRDGEEFLFRTALGILKLFEDILTKMDFIHMAQFLTRLPEDLPAEELFASIATIQMQSRNKKWAQVLTALQKDSREMEKGSPSLRH, encoded by the exons ATG GAATATGAAGACAAGGCTGGAAGACCTAGCAAGCCACCCTCTCCAAAGCAGAATGTGAGGAAGAATCTTGACTTTGAACCACTTTCCACCACCGCACTCATCCTCGAGGACAGACCAGC AAATCTCCCAGCAAAACCAGCTGAAGAAGCTCAGAAGCACAGACAGCAGTATGAAGAAATGGTGGTTCAGGCCAAAAAGCGAG AGCTGAAAGAAGCCCAGCGGAGGAAGAAGCAGCTGGAAGAAAGATGCAGAGTCGAGGAAAGCATTGGAAACGCTGTGCTCACCTGGAATAATGAGATCTTACCTAACTGGGAAACAAT GTGGTGCTCTAGAAAAGTTCGAGATTTATGGTGGCAGGGAATCCCTCCAAGTGTGAGAGGCAAAGTCTGGAGCTTAGCCATTGGCAACGAGTTAAATATCACCCACG AGCTCTTTGACATCTGTCTTGCCCGAGCCAAGGAGAGGTGGCGGTCCCTTAGCACGGGAGGCTCTGAAGTGGAGAACGAAG ATGCTGGTTTTTCAGCAGCAGACAGAGAAGCCAGTCTGGAGCTTATTAAACTGGACATTTCTAGAACGTTTCCTAATCTCTGCATTTTCCAGCAA GGTGGTCCATATCATGACATGTTGCACAGTATTTTGGGCGCTTATACTTGTTACCGGCCAGATGTGGGTTAT gTCCAGGGCATGTCCTTCATAGCGGCAGTGTTGATCTTGAACTTAGATACTGCAGATGCCTTTATTGCTTTTTCTAACCTTTTGAATAAACCCTGTCAAATGGCATTTTTCAGAGTGGACCATGGCCTT ATGTTGACTTATTTTGCTGCATTTGAGGTATTCTTTGAAGAAAATTTGCCGAAATTATTTGCCCATTTCAAGAAGAACAACCTAACTCCAGATATCTACCTAATTGATTG GATCTTTACCTTATATAGTAAATCTCTGCCCCTCGACCTGGCCTGTCGTATCTGGGACGTGTTCTGTCGCGATGGGGAAGAGTTTCTGTTCCGCACGGCCCTGGGAATCCTGAAGCTGTTCGAGGACATCCTGACCAAGATGGACTTCATCCACATGGCCCAGTTCCTGACCCGGCTGCCCGAGGACCTGCCTGCCGAGGAGCTGTTTGCCTCCATCGCCACGATCCAGATGCAAAGCCGAAACAAGAAGTGGGCTCAG GTACTGACTGCATTGCAGAAAGACAGCCGGGAAATGGAGAAGGGAAGTCCGTCCCTCCGACACTGA